A DNA window from Nycticebus coucang isolate mNycCou1 chromosome 1, mNycCou1.pri, whole genome shotgun sequence contains the following coding sequences:
- the LRAT gene encoding lecithin retinol acyltransferase has product MKNSMLEVVSLLLEKLLLISNFKFFSSGDPGEDKGRNSFYEASSFLRGDVLEVPRTHLTHYGIYLGDNRVAHLMPDILLALTDDKGRTQKVVSNKRLILGVIVKVASIRVDTVEDFAYGANILVNHLDESLKKKALLNEEVARRAEKLLGITSYSLLWNNCEHFVTYCRYGTPISPQADKFCEHVKIIIRDQRSVLASAVLGLASIVCMGLASYTTLPAIFIPFCLWMAG; this is encoded by the exons ATGAAGAACTCGATGCTGGAAGTGGTGTCCCTACTCCTAGAGAAGCTGCTCCTCATCTCCAACTTCAAGTTCTTCAGTTCGGGCGACCCGGGCGAAGACAAAGGGAGGAACAGTTTCTATGAGGCCAGCTCTTTCCTGCGAGGTGACGTGCTGGAGGTGCCCCGGACACACCTGACCCATTATGGCATCTACCTGGGTGACAATCGTGTCGCCCACCTGATGCCTGACATCCTTTTGGCTCTGACCGACGACAAGGGACGCACTCAGAAAGTGGTCTCCAACAAACGTCTCATCCTGGGCGTCATTGTCAAAGTGGCTAGCATTCGCGTGGACACAGTGGAGGACTTCGCCTACGGAGCCAACATCCTGGTCAATCACCTGGACGAGTCCCTGAAGAAGAAGGCCCTGCTCAACGAAGAAGTGGCACGGAGGGCTGAGAAGCTGCTGGGCATAACTTCCTACAGCCTGTTGTGGAACAACTGCGAGCACTTCGTGACATACTGCAGATACGGCACCCCGATTAGCCCCCAGGCCGACAAG ttttgtgAGCATGTGAAGATAATTATTCGTGATCAGAGAAGTGTTCTTGCTTCAGCAGTCTTGGGACTAGCGTCTATAGTCTGTATGGGCTTGGCGTCATATACAACACTTCCAGCAATTTTTATTCCGTTCTGCTTATGGATGGCTGGCTAA